TCAAACCTGTTATCTCGTTTCACCAGAAATGACTTCAGCCACGACTCACGTGCAACCATCGGTGTGGAGTTCGCCACACGTAGCATAAAATGCGATGACAAGATCGTCAAAGCTCAAATCTGGGACACAGCCGGCCAAGAAAGGTACAAAAGAACATTCAAGAACGTGTTCTTAACTCATCTTTTCACGAAACTTTAATGGCAATGATTAGGTACCGAGCCATCACGAGCGCTTACTACCGAGGAGCCGTCGGTGCGTTACTAGTTTACGACGTGACGCGTCACGTAACGTTCGAGAACGTTGAGAGGTGGCTAAAGGAGCTAAGGGACCACACAGACGCAAACATTGTGATAATGCTCGTTGGCAACAAAGCTGATCTTCGTCATCTTAGAGCTATCTCAACGGAAGACGCAAAGGCCTTTGCGGAGAGGGAGAACACTTTTTTCATGGAGACGTCTGCACTTGAAGCTCTGAACGTTGAGAATGCTTTCACCGAAGTTTTGACTCAGATTTACAGAGTTGTTAGCAAGAAGGCTCTTGAAGCTGGAGATGATCCAACCACGGCTTTGCCTAAAGGACAGACGATTAATGTCGGAGGCAGAGATGATATCTCAGCTGTTAAAAAACCTGGTTGCTGCTCTGCTTAGACACACACActtgtctctctctctgtctttcttgtattttcattttaactaaTTATCATGCAAATTTGTATACATTCTTGTAATTATCAGAGAAACAAAGTTCATACTCAGTGAGGACGTGATAGACTAGGCCTAGGCCAgttgggttcggtttggtttgattcagatttttgaatttttggtataATGTTTATAGGTTCCATTCGGGTTTTACTAATTATTGGTTCGAGTTTGATTCGGTTCCTTCCAGATTTGGTTCGGATCGATTAGAACCAATGTCTGAAATAACCttaaaacatttttcaaaaactaaaaaaattgacaaacaaatactcaaaatatattaattattcacAAACCTAATTAAAAATTAGCTAAACTatctaaactaattaaaaatagtcaaaataacaaataaaacaaactacaaaaatcttttaaaatattctaaaacatCCAAACtaccttaatatatatataaacattaacatatataactaatttcAGATATTTGCGATTTGGCTCTGGTTATATCCAAACCGTAAAGTACCAAATTCTTAAATTTGGTTTTGGTTATACCCAAACTCTAAAGTACTCTACGGTACCAAGCTctgaagttttgtttttgtaaaacgGTTAAGatcaagttttgtttttgtaaaacgGTTAAGatcgattttttattttttttttgttcggaTTAAGGCAAGGGAGTTCGGTCTGTGGGTAGTGCTGGGTTTGCGGGTCAACCCGCCCCGACCCGCTGCGGGTTGAATCATTTTTTTGATTCAAAAAATCGACCCGCATAactcacaaacaaaaaaatttctatccgcacccgccccgcaaaAACCCGCGGGTAACCCGCTTAACCCGcgggtaatattaattatattaaaaataattattttaattaaaaataattattatatagttaaaaaatattatttttaaaaaattatattaaaataatatattaataattaaaattatataaatatttacgagatttaatatattttttataaaaaaacattttttaaaaaaaaaaaatctttttttcttaaatttgcgGGTTAACGAGTACCCGCGACTCAAATTCGactgacccgcacccgccccgcttaAAATAATCTTGACCCGCACCCGCACCCGCCATTGCAAATTTTCAAATTCttcgacccgcacccgccccgcagcGGGTCAAATGGGGCAGGGCCCGCGGGCATTAATTAAAATTCCCAGCTCTATCTGTGGGTAAATACGCCCAGGCATATGATAGACTAAGAGCAAGAACGGTGTTATCATTCAAGTTTCAGACTGTATAAGAACACAATAAAACGATAACCAAAACGGTTACATAACTCGTCATCTGCATTCGAAAATGCATCAAAATACATATAAACCGGAATGTCACCTCCCATAGActgaatctttaaaaaaaagcaGTCTCCTTCTCAACTTTTACTTGTGGTTAGAAGAAACAAGCTCTCTCAAACTCCATGACAGTCTTCTTCTGCATCCCCTTTCttgttatatatacacatagtAATCTCCATGGATATAGAGATGATTATAGTCAtaagataaaaagaaaagaaaaatccatAACTTGCCCTACAAGATGtagaagcttcttcttcttctgttgcCTGGTTAATAGTAAGCAACAGTGTTTTGTTTGTTCCTTCTCAGGGAAGATAATAGTCGGTTAGATTTCCGACAAGATAGTTAAACTCTTCACCTACTCCATACTCATTCCCCTGCTCTACTACTGTGTTCTGAACATTCCCTGTGGTAGTGGCTGCCACTTTTGTGTTCACTTTTGGCCTTCCTTTGATGCAACGTTTGTTGTTGACATTCTCTTGAGGGAACTCAGCTGTGAGTCTTCCCATCTGTTTCTGCAGATCAGCAACCGAGTCTGTCGACACTTTTCCCTTTGAGTTCTTCTTCCCATCAACTACGAGCTTGAGCTCGAGCCTGTACAAGGCACAAGCGTCGCACTTGTTGATCTCGTACTCGTATAGATGCCACTCGAAATGGTGCAGAGGCTGTGGATCCATGTAGTAAGACCTCTTCAGCCCTCCGAACTCGTTCATGATCTGTTTGCGCGACTCGTGCCAGCCGCGACCGTTGTAATCTGGTAAGGATCTTTGCTTTCTGTTCCCGCTCTCAAAGGCTCTCCTCGGCTTGTCGAAGAACAGCCACTCCCTTAGTGTCTCACTCTCCAGAACCGTGAGATCAAAGAGCTCTACAGtaacaccaaaaaaaatcaaggtTTGAGTCTAACCAGATCAAG
The nucleotide sequence above comes from Brassica napus cultivar Da-Ae chromosome A9, Da-Ae, whole genome shotgun sequence. Encoded proteins:
- the LOC106422049 gene encoding ras-related protein RABA1i, with protein sequence MGAYRAEDDYDYLFKVVLTGDSGVGKSNLLSRFTRNDFSHDSRATIGVEFATRSIKCDDKIVKAQIWDTAGQERYRAITSAYYRGAVGALLVYDVTRHVTFENVERWLKELRDHTDANIVIMLVGNKADLRHLRAISTEDAKAFAERENTFFMETSALEALNVENAFTEVLTQIYRVVSKKALEAGDDPTTALPKGQTINVGGRDDISAVKKPGCCSA